The Paenibacillus beijingensis nucleotide sequence CGAATCGGCTCCGCTCGTAACGTCCGCCCGCATCGAGCGGATCGATGTGCGCTGCGTGCCCGCCGAAAGCCCGCTTGCGTCCGTTTACCGCCATACGCCGCTTGTGTACGGCCGCAATTTGACCCATCCGTATGAAAGCCGGTTTACGGATACGCCGCTGCTGCTCTTTTATTCGCTTACGGAGAGCGGCGGACGGACGGTCATCGAATACCAGATGATGTTCAGCCATGAGGACGAGGGGACGCCCGGACCGTTGCTGATGAGCAAATGGGGCAGAACGACGGATATCGAATGGATGTACCGGGTCGAGCTGGACAGCGACGGGCAGCTGCTGCATGCCGAGTACCAGGGTCCGCATCACGTGACGACGCCTTTCCGGGGAGGATACGAGCTGGGCGGTCATCCCGTGCTGCAGGCGGCGACCGGAAACGGCAATTTTACGGACGAGGTGCGCTCCGGCTATTGTTATCTGCTTCCGCCTCTGTACCGCTGGCAGCCGCAGCGCGAGCCGCGCGAACGAGTGATGGATCACTATCCGTTTGCCTATCAGGTCACGAATTGGGAGATGCAGCGCCAGTACGAACTGGAGCAGCCGTGCAATCCGGAATCGTTCGCGCTAGCCGATCAGCGCTCGTATTTGTTCGTGCAGACGTCCAAGCATCCGTCATCCGATCACCACTCGCATCATACGGGATTGGTCGACCATTTACAGGATGCGTGCTTAGATATCCAGGTGCGCCTTGAGGGATCTGACGTATGGTACTCTTCCAGCTTTCACGATCTTCGTTTGCAAGAGTTTCGGGCGGCGTATCAAGGACCGTACAGCCATTTCGCGACGACGGTGAAGCTTCCGAAGCCGGGTGCGCTGCAGGACGTTGCCGAAATCCGCGCGGTGCTGCTGCCGGATGGGGCGGAGCGGATGACGGTTTCCGGTTTGAAAGCATTTATGCTTGGAGACGACTATCTTCCGCTGCCGGGAATCGAAAGCGGCGTTACAATCGAGCTGACCCGGGAGGAGCCTAATGGTGTAATATGGAAAAGAGAGGAGGGCGAGTTGTGAGCCGGAAGCTGCTCGCGGCATTAGGGAAGGTAGACCGCAGCTGCACGCAAAGCCATATTACCTATACGTTCCATATCGAAGAGCCGGCAGATCAGCTGCGGATCGAATTTTCCTATTCTCCGAAGCTGCTTGAAGATAAGCAAGCCGCGCGGGAAATCATTACAGTGAGCATGGAGCGGTACGGTTACGAGAGGGCGGACAGCGGCGGGGGTGGCTGGGAAAAATACGCGCCGCTGCAAAATTTGCTGACGCTGTCGCTGGACGACCCGCAGCGCCACCGCGGAGCGGCCCACCGTCCCGCGCCGCAGCAGCGGCATGTAATCGGCGAAGGCTTTGCCTCGCCGGGTTTTGTTCCGGGTGCGAATCCGGCGGGGCTGTGGCGGCTGACGCTCAGCCTGCATGCGGTTGTGACGGAGACGTGCGACTACCGGATCGAAGTATGGGAGGAGGAAGAGAGCGATGAAGACGTGGGTTCCGTGTGAGCTGCACACACATACGTTTCACAGCGACGGCAGGCAATCGCTGGACGAGCTGGCCGCGAGCGCGAGCTGGATGGGCCTTGCCTTCATAGCGCTGACCGACCATAACACGCAGTCCGGACTTGTCGACCGGGAGAGGGTCGAGCGGGAAAGCGGAATTCAAATTGTGCCGGGCATGGAATGGACGACCTTCTACGGTCATATGCTGACGATCGGCGTGCACGAGTTCGTTGACTGGCGGGCGTTCGGTCCCGGGGATCTCCACCGCGGAATTGCACACGTTCACCGCCAGGGAGGCGTTGCCGGCATCGCCCATCCGTTTCGCATCGGCAGCCCGATCTGCACCGGATGCTTCTGGGAGTTTGCCGTCAATGACTGGAACGATCTCGATTTTATCGAAGTATGGTCCACACTGATGCCGACTGTCAAGCGCGACAGCCGGAGGGCGTTCGGGCTGTGGACGGAGCTGCTGGACAAAGGCCACCGCCTGACGGCGACCAGC carries:
- a CDS encoding CehA/McbA family metallohydrolase, with the protein product MKTWVPCELHTHTFHSDGRQSLDELAASASWMGLAFIALTDHNTQSGLVDRERVERESGIQIVPGMEWTTFYGHMLTIGVHEFVDWRAFGPGDLHRGIAHVHRQGGVAGIAHPFRIGSPICTGCFWEFAVNDWNDLDFIEVWSTLMPTVKRDSRRAFGLWTELLDKGHRLTATSGRDWHETKPDDAPAAVTYLGFDGKPGDDIAAQAAGALRSGSAVVTMGPLLTFSAVNPGSGKVCSIGEQLELSDSGTAGNRTIEFEMKLDLDTRREHYRLEPQTLRLVLTGGTGVLHELRVPASSEEFTLSVEVPPGCGWIRAELYGCLAGAVTMIAFTNPVFCVER